The Planctomycetaceae bacterium DNA window AATCGGCGTTCGTAACTTACGACGATTCCGGAAAGATTATCAAAGAAGAATTTGCCGACAGCGTGATTCTGTCAAAGGCACGTTTGACTTATATTGAAGTTGATAAAATTCTCAAGGGTACCAAAACAGACAAGCCGCAGGAAGTTGTCGCGCTTTTGCGAGATATGGACAAACTCGCGAAGATTATCGAAGTCCGGCGAAGGCGTGAAGGTATGCTTCATCTTAATATGCCGGAGACTGAACTTGTGTTTGATGATGCCGGCAAGGTTGTCGATGCGCATCCTGCTGATACGAGTTATCCGCACACGATAATTGAAATGTTTATGGTCGAGGCGAACGAAGCGGTTGCGCGAATGCTTGACAGGGCGGATGTTCCGTTTATGCGGAGGATTCATCCGGACCCGGATTCGTTGAGTCTGAAGAAGATGGTTGATACGCTCAAAACGTTTGGAATTTCCGCGCCGAAAAATCCGAACAGGTTCGATTTGCAGGATATTATCGACAAGGTCAAAGGCAAACCGATGGAATACGCGGTCAATACTTATGTTCTGCGTTCGCTTGCGAGGGCGGAATATTCGCCGCTGAATATCGGGCACTTTGCTCTGGCGTCGAAACATTATTGCCATTTCACAAGTCCGATTCGCAGGTACGCTGATTTGCTTGTGCACAGGCTGTTTGAAAAATATGTGAACAAAGAAAGTTTTAAAAACGCGCCGACTAATGAAGAACTTATCGAGACGGGCAAGCGTTTGTCTTTTACCGAAGGGCGAGCCTCTGATGCCGAAGAAGACCTCAAGGCGGTTTTGATTCTGGAGCTTTTGCAGCACAGACTCGGCGAGACGATGGAGACGGTTATATGCGGGCTGGCGAATTTCGGAATTTTTGTGCAGTGTACAAAATTCGGCATCGAAGGTTTGATTCCAATGAGTATGCTCGGCAAAGATAATTATGTCTATGATTTTAAGGCGCAATGCGTTCACGGCCAGCGAAACGGGAAGACTTATCATATCGGCCAGCCGCTGACGGCGCGAATCGTGTCGGTGAATATGTCGGCAAGGCAATTGAATGTTGTGCCGGTCGAAAAAGAAAAAGAAGGAAAAGAAGAAAATAAAAAATGGAAGAAGAAAAAACAGGAACAAAAAAGCCAACGAAAAGAAAAAAAGAAAGGCAGACAACGCCGGCGAAGATAAAGACAATATAATGAACATCGAACATTCAACATCGAACGTTGAACTTCTAAGTACTTGAAAAGAGCAAGGGGGCAGGCGTTCAGGGCTCTGAAAATCTGGTATAACTAATTGACAAACAGCGGTTTAGCCGATAAAAAGGTATGACATCGGATTAAATATGGCAGAAATTGAAGAAAAAATAACGTTTGTCGAGCATTTTGGAGCGGCAATACTCCGCAGTATCAATAACAGCGGGAGATTTGCGCGTTTCCAGTTCGATTCGCTCATTGCATCCGTGCTTACCTGTTTTACGCCGAGTACCTATTCGTTAATCTGGAATCAAATGCTCGCAATAGGTGTGCGAAGTGTTCCGGTTGTCGCGATTACCGGTGCGTTTGTCGGTATGGTGCTGGCGATTGACGCCTACGACCAGCTTGCGGGGCTGGGCATCGAAGAACACCTCGGCGTACTAATCAACCTTTCGGTTGTGAAGGAACTTGGGCCGGTGCTTGCGGCGGTGATGCTTGCCGGCAGAGTCGGCGGCGCTTTGACAGCCGAACTTGGCACGATGAATGTTACTGAACAGATTATGGCTGTGCGGAGTATGGGCACAGACCCGATTCGATATCTCGTCGCGCCGCGATTGCTGGCGTGTCTTTTTCTCACTCCGTTTTTGATTATCTACGCGGATTTTCTTGGTATGCTCGGCGGGTATTTGATATCCGTGCCGTATCTGGGAATTAACGGCAGGGCATACTGGAGCTTCAGTGCTAACGGCGTCGAACTGTGGGATATCGCGGATGGTATCGTGAAAGGATTTTTCTTCGGCGCGGCAATTGCCGGCGTGAGTTGCTATAAAGGTTTCCACTGCAAGGAAGGCGCCGAGGGCGTCGGGCAGGCGTGTACGGAAGGTTTCGTCGGGAGCTTTATTATAATTCTGGCGATTGATTTTGTGCTGGTTGTAATTTCAAAAGCGATTTATGCGTCGATTTGGCCGTTGAAACTGCTCCTTTAGTCCGTGTCAGTCCGTGTTTTCGTCCGTGTTAGTCAGTGTATTATGGATAATAATATAATAACGATAAAGAATTTAACCAAACGGTTCGGCAAGCTGACCGTGCTTGATGATATTTCGCTTTCCATCGAAAAGGGGAAAACGACTGTAATCATCGGCCCCAGCGGCTGCGGCAAAACCGTTCTGATAAAACACATTATTGTTTTGCTTAGGCCGAACGAAGGCGAAGTGTATTTTCATGATCAGCGAATTGATGATATGAACGAAAGACAACTCGCCGCTGTTCGAACGCAGATGGGGTATCTGTTCCAAAGCGGAGCGCTTTTTGACAGTATGACTATTGAGGAAAATATAATTTTCCCGCTTCAGCAGCACAGCAAAATTAAAGACCGTGAAAAACTCAACGCGATTGCGAAGGAAAAACTTTCGCTTGTCGGTCTGGACGGTTATCAGGAATATTATCCTGCGAAACTTTCCGGCGGGCAGAAAAAAAGAGTTGCGCTGGCGCGTGCCATTGCGCTTGAGCCGGAGGTTATACTTTACGATGAGCCTACGACGGGCCTTGACCCAATTCGCTCGGACATTATTAATGAGTTGATAATTAAGCTGAAGAAGGATTTGGGCGTAACGAGTATCGCGGTAACGCACGATATGAAGAGCGCCTACAAAATCGCCGACAGAATAATAATGCTGCACAAGGGAAAGATTGAAGCTGACGGCGACGCGGCGGCAATCCAAAACAGTCCTTCGCAGGTAGTTCAGCGGTTTATTAAAGGTGAAATAAGCGAGGGCGATTTACAAACTATGCAGGTTTCGTTCGAAGATATAAAGACAAACGACAAGAAATAGTTATTGATTAGGTACGTTGGTAAAGTAAGGTTGGAGATATAAATTATGCGATTGTTCTGGCGAATAAGGTATCTTGATACGTGCGAAAAAAAATTCAAAGACCGCGATTTATGGTTGGAAACGGATACATTAGACAATGTGACTAAAACCGCTATCGAGTTAACTTATGCGTTACAGGATGTCAAACCACGGCGAGAAATGTTACGTTATCGCAACTTGTTTAGTGAAAAGAGTGTCCCCAAAGATGAGGTTGAGTCCTTGTCTATTAGCAGTAACAATATTCATTCTTGGTATATTCCTGATTATTTTGAAGACGAAACCGGCCAAGAGTTATCTCGCAAGCGTATGGCTACAGTTTTAACAGATAATTCTCATGCGATTATGTTTCCATCTGGTACCAAGCAGTATGATATAGATTATGCGATATCCGATAAACGGCCAATTCCAATCGCGCAAATTTCTTTGTCACAAGATCAACTTAAGGTTTTAGGTTATTTCGCACGAGATTTAAGAGAGATGTTGGCTTCGGCGTTTTACAAAGAAGGACCCGGAAAACTTACGAGTTCAAGCGGAAGTGAGCCGCAATTGCATACTGCCATTACAGATGAAGAGATTAGGTCTTTTGTCATAATATTTCGTCGATTGTACATGAATAATGAACCAGCGAATTTCATCAAAGCCGTTAATGTTTTCGGAGCGGCAACCAGCGAATACCCAATAAGCAAATGGGTAAAAGGCATTGCCGAAGAATACCAAGCGGAGTTAAACTTAAAACCGGATTTTGTCCCATTTCTTGAAAAAGATTTTATTTTTACTCGTAAAAGATTAATCGATATATTTCTCTACACACAATATGTTCATCAACCGGATACTACCCGAATGCATCAATTTAAGGAATGTCTTTCTGTTGTTGATAATAAAAAATCAATATTAACTTGGTTGTTTCTGATGGCACTATACACTGGCAGTCTGCATATGCGAAATGCGGGGGTGGTTATTGCAGATTTTTATGACAAATATTGCCAATATCACAAAATATCAACCGATATTTTAGCATCTGTAATCAACGATAATCCTGGAATTGGGGTACTTGAGAAAAAGAACGATCAAATAGATAGATTGTTCCAAGAAAAAGTGGAAGAGCTATCTATGAAAATATGGATACTAAATAATCGTCCTTCTGGGGGGCCTACTCAATTTCTTAACCAAGCACGAGAACAATTGAATGTCGCAATGAGGAGTGAAAACGGTAAAATGTCTGTTTAGATAATTTAGCGTATAGATTAATTCTTATTCTTGTTGGTATAATAATTGATTATTCAAGCCATTCTTCAAAGAATTCAAGTAACTTTTACAATTTACTCAATATACTGAGTAAGCAGTTTAAACAATATAACAAAAATCTAAAAAATCTGAAATGTTCGTGAATTTCAGATGACCTGCGGAATAGTTTGGGTATAATCCGTAAACTATGACAAAAAATTCAGACCAAATTGCAAAAGACTTATCGGCTTTGATTTCGGGCGAATGTTACGCTGACATTTTCAACCGCGTCGCATACAGCACTGACGGCAGCATCTATCAAATCATTCCGGAATGTATCGTTGCGCCTAAAACGACCGAAGATGTCGTAGCGGTTATAAAATACGCTGGAGCGAACAATATTCCGGTCTCGCCTCGCGGAGCAGGAAGCGGACTCGGCGGCGAATCACTAACGAGCGGCATTATGCTCGATATGACAAAATTTATGAACAAAATCATCAGCACAAGCAATGACGGCAGTGTCGTTTGCTGTCAGGTCGGCGTTGTGCTCGATGATGTTAATAAACACCTTGCAAAATTCGGCAGAAAAATCGGGCCGGACCCATCCAGTGGAAATCGTGCAGTTATCGGAGGAGTTGTCGGTAATAATTCGACCGGCGCTCATTCGTTGAGTTATGGTTATATATCAAACTTTGTCGAAAAAATAAAATGCGTTCTGCCGGATGGAAGAATCGCTGAATTTGAAAATAACATCGGCAGCGGCGAAAAAAAAATCGCAAGGGAATGTTTTGAACTTTTAAATTCCAACGCCGAGTTGATTGCGAAAGTTCAGCCTTCGACGAAGCGAAACCACAGCGGCTACAATATCGCCAACGTCGTGCATAACGGCAGAATCGATATGGCCAAAATGCTCGCAGGTTCCGAAGGGACGCTGGCGGTGTTTACGGAAGTTACGCTGCGGAGCGTTGAGATTCCCAAAGCCATCGCGGTTGTGCAGTTCGAGTTCGATTCGCTCGACAAAATGGCGCGTGCTGTGCCGGTGATTGTCGATTGCGGCGCGGCGGCGTGCGAACTTATGGGCAAAGAATTAATACAAATCGCGCGCGACGCCTTTGAACAATACCATGATATTCTCAATCCCAATTCGGTCGCCAGTCTGCTTGTGGAATTTTCAGACACGAAGGATTCGGAGGTTGTCACGAAAATCAAAAAGACGGTCGAGGCAGTTGGTGAGCTTTGTTACGATAAAAAAATCGTGTTCGACCCTGCGATTCAGAAACGGCTTTTCAAATGCCGAAAAGATGCGGTGCCTCTTTTGTCTCGGAGAAAAGGTCTCAAACAGCCTATACCATTTATCGAGGATGTTTCAGTCGATAGTCTCAAACTTGCGGAGTATCTGGCGGGTTTGCAGAAAATCGGCGAAAAATACAAAGTTGAAATGGTTTATTACGGACACGCAGGCGACGGCGAGATTCACGTTCGGCCGCTGCTGGATTTGACCGACCCTGCTGATTTAAAAAAGATGACCGAAATCGCAGAGGATGTTTTTGCGCTGGCGCTTTCACTCGGCGGCTCACTTAGCGGCGAACACGCCGACGGTCTGATCCACGCGGCGTTTATGGAAAAACATTTCGGCAAAGAATATTGCGATATTCTCCGCAAACTGAAAAAAATATTCGACCCGAAGAATATTCTCAACCCCGGCAAAATCTTCAGCGATAATCCGAATGTGATGACTGAACAGCTTCGCGCAGAACATAAATTAATTGCTGACAGAATTTCACCTGTGCTGAATTTCAAGAATGACGAATTCAAACTTGAGGTTATTCAGTGCACCGGCTGCGGCCTTTGCAGAAACACGGATGCCGCCTTGAGGATGTGTCCTGTATTCAGAGCCAAAGGCGAAGAAATTTATTCATCGCGCGGCAGAGCGAATCTTCTGGCCGCCTGGGCAAAGGGAATATTGACGGACAAAGATTTCGAATCCGAAAAATTCAAAGAAATTCTGGCAAGCTGCCTGAACTGCAAGGCCTGTGTCGTTGATTGTCCGTCCGGCGTTGATATCTCGAAAATGATGATTGAAGCCAGAGCTAAACTTGCGCAACGAAAAGGCTTGAGCAGGGCGGCTATGGTTTTGGCTAATAATCGATATATGAGTATGCTCGCTTCGACGTTTTCGCCAATCAGCAATTATTTTATGAGCCTTGAGTTTGTAAAGAGTCTGATGCAGACCTTTACAGGTATCGACAAACGAAGGTCGATGCCGAAATTCGGATTCTCAAGTTTTATTAGAAAAGGAAATAAATATCTGGCATCGCAGCCGAGGCTGCAAAGTCCGGTCGATAAGGTCGCGTACTTTACAGATACTTACGCCAACTACAACGACCACGAACTCGGCTTTGCGGTGATAAAATTTCTGCGTGCGAATAATATCGATGTGATAATTCCATCGCAAAGGCCTGCGCCGCTGCCGGCGGCTGTTTACGGCGATGTAAAGACAAGCAAAAGAGATTTGCAATATAATGCAAAGCAGCTCGCAAAAATGATTCGAGCGGGTTATAAAATTGTCTGTTCAGAGCCGAGCGCAGCGCTGTGTTTGAAAGAAGATTTAAGATTTTTCGACGACAGCGAAGATGCGAAATTGGTCTCGAAGAATACATTCGAATTTTTCGAGTATATCAAAGGGATAGATTCCCGCCTGCGCGGGAATGACACAGCAGCGTGCGCACAGTGTTTAAACAAGAGTTATGTTCATCATACGCCTTGTCATCTGAACGCATTGGAAACTAAACCTGCGACACTTGAAGTGCTTGAAAAACTTACAGGCATTAAAGCAAAAGAGCTTAACGGCGGCTGCTGCGGAATCGCGGGCACTTTCGGAATGCAGGTGAAAAATTATGACCTTTCTATACAGATAGGCTCTAAACTTGCCGAGAAAATAAAAGAATCAAACGCCGATATGGTTCTTACGGAATGTTCGACGTGTAAAATGCAGATTGAACATTTGACCGGCAAACAAACAGAACATCCAATTAAAATATTGGCGAAAGCCTACGGCCTGATGTAATAATGTTATGGCAGAAAAATTAAAAGAAGCTGTTTTATACGAGCAGGCAGAAGATAAAAAAGTACGCTGCAATCTTTGCAATCATCGCTGCAAAATCAGCGAGGGCAATCGCGGGTTGTGTGGTGTTCGGCAAAATATTGACGGCAAATTATACTCGCTCAATTATCATAAACTTTGCGCAGCTAACGCCGACCCGATAGAGAAAAAGCCGTTGTTTCATTTTCAGCCGGGCAGCAGGGCTTTTTCCATCTCTGCACCGGGATGCAATTTTCAATGCGACTTTTGTCAGAACTGGCAAATCAGTCAAATCTTGGACAATAAAATAGAAGGTCAGGCTGTCGAACCGGCCCGGCTGGTCGATTTGGCAATCGGAGAAAAATGCAGAAGTATGGCTTACACTTATACCGAGCCGACAGTTTTTATGGAACTTGCGGCTGATTGCGCGATAATCGCAAAACAAAGGGGGCTTGCCAATGTTTTTGTTTCAAACGGTTATATGACGAAAAACGCAATTGATTTCGCAAAAGACTGGCTCGATGGAATTAACATCGATTTGAAAAGTTTCAGCGAGGGGTATTATAAAAGACTGTGCAAAGCAAAGGTTTCGCCGGTGTTTCAAACGATTGATTATGTCGCCAATCATACAAATATCTGGATGGAGATTACGACGCTGATTGTGCCGGGCGAAAACGATTCTGAAAAGGAATTGCGTCAAATCGCGGAATTCATTTTTAATACCTGCGGCGCGGATGTGCCCTGGCACGTAAGCAGGTTTTATCCGCAATATAAATACACAGACGCCTCCGCAACGCCGTATTCAACGTTGCAAATGGCTTATGATATTGCAAAACAGGTCGGACTACGTTATGTATATATAGGTAATCTGCGCACGCAAAAAGGCGAAAACACATATTGCCCGAAATGCGGCAGTCTGCTGGTTGAACGTGAAGGTTATTATATAACCCAAAATCGGATAAAAAACAGCATTTGTCTGGATTGCGGTGAAAAAATTGCTGGATTTAAACTTAATGGTGAAAAATAATATATACTTGTTGTCCGTTGTCTGTATGTGTGGTAAAATTAGCCAAAGTATGTATTAAAATGGAATAGTCGGGCATTAGCAGGCGTTGAAAATGGGAAGTCGCCTGAAAGGAATATCAGCTTCAATACCTACCATTAACGACATTCTCTTATACGACTAACTATTAAATTTATGAAAGCATTTATGTGCACAAATAAAAATATACCAGCTTTGAGAATCGGCAACTTGACGATTAATCCGCCAATAATTCAGGGCGGAATGGGAATACGAGTTTCAGGCGCGAATCTTGCCGCGGCGGTTGCGAATACCGGCTGCGCCGGAGTCATAGCGAGTACAGGCATAGGTTTGTTCGAAGAACTTAGCGGTCAAGCTTTATGGACATTCAATGGTGAATCCCTGCGGAGTGAAATTCGAAGAGCAAGGAGTATGACCAAGGGAATAATTGGCGTCAACGTAATGGTTGCACTTACTGATTATGAAAACCTTGTTAAAGTTTCGATAGAAGAAAATGTTGATATGGTGATTTGCGGAGCGGGACTGCCGCTGGAACTGCCGAAATTTCTTAACGGCAAAGATGTCAAGCTGATTCCAATCGTTTCATCCGCGAAGGCTCTTTCACTGATTATTAGAAGATGGCAGGGAAGATATAACAAATTGCCGGATGCTGTGATTGTCGAAGGCTTAAAAGCCGGCGGACATCTCGGATATTCCGCTGAAAGTCTGGCGGATGGAACAGCAATGCCGCTGGAAGACATCATCAAAGAAGTTGTCGCATTGGCGAACTCTTATGAGAAAAAAATTCCTGTCATAGCAGCCGGCGGAATTTTCGATGGCGCGGACATCGCGAAATTTTTGAAACTCGGCGCATCGGGCGTGCAAATGGCAACAAGATTTGTCTGCACCGAAGAATGCGATGCGCATATAAATTTCAAACAGGCTTACATTAACGCAAAAAAACCAGAAGACCTCACAATTATCAAAAGTCCGGTCGGTTTGCCCGGCAGAGTTATAAATTCGCCGTTTGTAGAAAAAATCAAACATGGTTTGACAATACCTTTCAAATGCACCTATACTTGCCTGCGAACCTGTGATGCTAAAAATGCGCCATACTGCATTGCCAAAGTTTTGTCGAACGCCTCGAATGGCAAATTTGATGAAGCATTTGCATTTGCCGGCTCAAACGCTTACAGGTGCAATGAAATCGTACCTGTAAAAACGCTGGTTGACACATTGAGCAAAGAATTGTCCGCCGCTCTGGAACAAAAAGCCGTCTCGAAGGTCTGATAGTAGTGTCTGGCACAAATACGAAAAGTGTGTATAATACTTTTCGTTATTTGATGAAAGGTACTATGAAGATTATCGCGGACGAAAATATACCATTTGTGAAAGAATGTTTCAGTTCTGCCGGAAATGTTACAACTGTTCATGGCCGAAAGATTTCCAAAGACATTTTGCAGGACGCAGACGCTCTGCTTGTCCGCAGTATCACCAAAGTTAATAAAGACCTGCTCGACGGCACGAACATAAAATTTGTCGCCACAGCAACCATTGGCTTTGAACATATTGATATAGATTATCTCAAAAGCAAAAATATCAGCTTTGCTTCCGCGCCCGGCTCGAACGCAAATTCCGTCGCCGAGTATGTTACATCGACGTTATTGAATCTCGCGGAAAAATATCATTTCGACATTTCAAAAAAATCAATCGGCATAGTAGGCGTCGGCAATGTCGGCAGCAGAGTCGAGAAAAAAGCAAAAGCGCTCGGAATGAAAGTCGTTCTTAATGATCCGCCTTTGAAAAGACTCTCCGGCGATGAAAAATATCGCCCACTGAATGAAATTTTAGATTGCGATATTATTACGCTGCATACGCCATTGACGAAAGATGGAATTGATAAAACTTATCATCTGGCTGATGAAAATTTTTTGGCGGCGATGAAAGATGGTGCGATTTTATTTAATACCTGCCGTGGAGGCGTTCACGATACCGCTGCGTTGAAAAAAGCGATTGCGACAAAGAAATTGAGCGCCTGCGTGCTTGATGTCTGGGAAAAAGAGCCGGATATTGACGTTGAGCTTTTGGAAATGGTAGATTTCGGCACGCCGCACATCGCTGGCTATTCTTATGATGGCAAAGTTGTCGGAATGATAATGATTTATGAGGCGTTTTGTAGATTTTTTAATATTCAGGCAAAACATACAGCCAAAGATTTCCTGCCGCCGGCTCAAATTTCGGAAATTGTGATAAAAAATGAAAAAAGTCCGTTACTTTTTGCCGTGAATACACTCTATAATATTAGTAAAGACGATGCGAACCTGCGGCAGATGAAAAACGAACCTGCCGATAAACGCGGAGCGTATTTTGATTCACTGCGCAAGAATTATCCCGTCCGCAGAGAGTTTCCAAATACAAAAGTTTTGACTGATAGTAAAATGCTTAAAAATATACTTGAGGGTATAGGGTTCAGGGTATAGGGTATAGGGTGTAGTTCTATTATGAAAGGTGCGATTATGAAAAAGAGCTTGATTGTTTTGTGTGTTTTGGCGATGTGTTCAGTTGTTTGGGCAGAAGAGAAAAAAGCAGAAGAAGTAAAAAAAGAGAAGCCGGATTATCGTAGCGTGATTGTCGATGCCTGGCTTGTTAGAGTTGACGCCGATGCTCTTGCCGAATCCGGCGTGAAGCCATTGTCTGAAAAAGAAAAAGAGAATGTTTCTGTAATGAATTTGATGTGGTGTTTGAGCGAACCCAATTGTGGCGAAGTAGTTACGTCTGCAAGAACTATGGGAAATACAAAAGCAGAAATTGAAAATAATTTTCAACAAGATATTTACCTGACTGAATCGACAGAAGCCGTTTTAGTTGAAGGAAGAACAGTAAAAGGCAGAACTTCAAATTCTTATAATCTAAAGGTAGATTTTAAAACTTATTCACAGGTATTGGAAAATAAGCAGGTTGGAATCAGTTGGTCGTTCTTTTCTCGTTTTATTTGTGATAAATCACGAAATAAGTTGCCGCCCGACACTGGCAATCTAAGTTATGAAAATCACTGGGGGATTTTGCCCACAGGAAAATCGGTTATTGTCGGTCAGTCTCAAATTGGCAAAGATATGTTCTTTCTTGTTATGAAGGCTGAAATTGTAGAATAGGCAGTTTGTAGGGTGGGCTTTAGCCCACGCGGTAGTTTTAAATATTTGAATTTTGGTAATTTGAATTTGCCCGAAGGGCGGATTTAGATATTCGTATTTTATAATTAGTGTAGATTCGTGTTCATTCGTGGTTAAAAATCGTTGTAAAAAATTCGTGGTTAAAGAGAATTCAAAAATTTTAGTTTGGCCAGGCGGGAAAATGGATTTTTCCGCCGGCTGTCTTGTAATGGGTATCCTGAATGTAACGCCTGATTCGTTCAGTGACGGCGGAGATTTTCTCGATATCGAAAAAGCTGTTGCCCGCGGCATCGAAATGGAAAAGCATGGCGCAGCGATAATCGACATTGGTGCAGAATCAACTCGCCCCGGCTCAAAAGCCGTCAGCAGCAAAGAGCAAATCAAACGCGCGATACCTGTAATTGAAAAACTTGCGGCGAAAATTAAAATTCCGATCAGTATCGACAGTAAGGATTTTGAAGTAACAAAAGCTGCGATAGAAGCAGGCGCATCGATAATAAATGATATTACTTCACTTGCAGATATCCGCACTGCCAAACTTGCAGCGGAGAAAAAATTGCCTGTGATATTAATGCATATGCAGCACAATCCCGAAACTATGCAAAAAGAGCCGTATTATAAAAATGTTGTGCAGGAAGTTTTGGAATATCTGCTGGCAAGAGCAAAAGCGGCACAGGATGCCGGCATAGAAAAAGAAAAAATATTTATTGACCCGGGGATTGGTTTTGGCAAAACGCTTGAGCATAATATAACACTTCTGAAGAACATCGGCATTTTTGTAAATTCCGGTTACAGGGTCTTGCTCGGCACAAGCAGGAAAAAATTTATTGGCACGCTGACGGGCAAAGAAAATCCCAGGGACAGGATTTTGGGTACTGCCGCGACAGTTGCATTGGCTGCGGCAGCAGGCGTTTCAATTATCCGTGTTCACGATGTCGCCGAGATGGTTGATGTCGCCAAAGTCGGCAGCGTTTTCACAAAAAAGGTGTCAGGCACCTTTTAAGTTGTTGTTTTGTAAGTAGTTATGAATGACTTTTTGATAATATGGTGTCAGGAACTATTTTTGCCCGCTGACTGCACTGCTGATAAAACGCTTCCAAACGTGTAGCGAAAGTAACATCTTCCGTACCGTCAAACGTAATATTCAAAATCGGCATATTATCACAATCTTTGCTTATCTGCGGAATAATGCTCGAAACAATCGTCGAGGGCATACACGTAAACGGCATCACATTAATCACGCCCGCGAAACCTTCGTGGTAATATTCAATAATTTTGCTGACGCTTAAGACCGCTTCGCCTTCGAATGAAATGTCGATGTATTTTTGGCCGAACTTCAAAACAGATTTCACATCGTGCTCTGCGACCGTGCCGAATTTTTTCTCAAGCGGCGCAGCAAGAGATTTCTCAATCCAATGCTGAATAAAATCCTGTGCGGCATTAACCATATAATGCCAATGTTGGCCGGCTCTTTTTGCGCCGAGCATTCGCATATAATTAGTATAGTAAACCCATTCAGCAAGCGGCGCAAGCGCACAGGCTGCGCCGAGTTCCTCCAGCCGATGAATGATATTGTTATTCGAGAAAGGATGACTGCGGACATAAATTTCACCGACAACGCCGATGCGAGGTCTTGAAATCGCAGGATTCGTTGTCTGTGAAAATTTTTGCGCGAAGTCCGCCATTAATTTCTTCTTGCTCGCAAGCGAACCGCTCGCTTCGGTATTCTCAAGCCAGACTTTCAGCCATTGTTTATAAATTTTTTCAATCGCCGCTCTGTCATTACTTTGCGATTTTGCTTTCAGCAGTACCTTGCCAATTAAGTCGATGCCGAC harbors:
- a CDS encoding ABC transporter permease; protein product: MAEIEEKITFVEHFGAAILRSINNSGRFARFQFDSLIASVLTCFTPSTYSLIWNQMLAIGVRSVPVVAITGAFVGMVLAIDAYDQLAGLGIEEHLGVLINLSVVKELGPVLAAVMLAGRVGGALTAELGTMNVTEQIMAVRSMGTDPIRYLVAPRLLACLFLTPFLIIYADFLGMLGGYLISVPYLGINGRAYWSFSANGVELWDIADGIVKGFFFGAAIAGVSCYKGFHCKEGAEGVGQACTEGFVGSFIIILAIDFVLVVISKAIYASIWPLKLLL
- the rnr gene encoding ribonuclease R; this translates as MVETLKKRILDHLKHRDYTPVKASELAKRLGLKTDQMDTFNQAVEQLKADGFAVMGTKNVMSLPGPGAKVSGIFRGTSKGFGFVTPTEANSHGDLFIPEKYTNNAMSGDIVIATAAKDGHRDGLDRYSGKIIEIVQRANNKFVGTIIKKKESYFLVPDGKFTELVEIDDVTAKNGTVNDKAVVEIISFQTKEKFARGVLIEVLGKSGIYKTEINAVIKRFGIPCEFKAECLDEAGQVARSFESAEFPNRLDLTKKVIVTIDPPDAKDFDDAISIEKNRNGTFTLGVHIADVSEFVKQGSELDTEATKRGNSVYLPGRVIPMLPETLSNGVCSLQPQQRRLAKSAFVTYDDSGKIIKEEFADSVILSKARLTYIEVDKILKGTKTDKPQEVVALLRDMDKLAKIIEVRRRREGMLHLNMPETELVFDDAGKVVDAHPADTSYPHTIIEMFMVEANEAVARMLDRADVPFMRRIHPDPDSLSLKKMVDTLKTFGISAPKNPNRFDLQDIIDKVKGKPMEYAVNTYVLRSLARAEYSPLNIGHFALASKHYCHFTSPIRRYADLLVHRLFEKYVNKESFKNAPTNEELIETGKRLSFTEGRASDAEEDLKAVLILELLQHRLGETMETVICGLANFGIFVQCTKFGIEGLIPMSMLGKDNYVYDFKAQCVHGQRNGKTYHIGQPLTARIVSVNMSARQLNVVPVEKEKEGKEENKKWKKKKQEQKSQRKEKKKGRQRRRR
- a CDS encoding ABC transporter ATP-binding protein, whose translation is MDNNIITIKNLTKRFGKLTVLDDISLSIEKGKTTVIIGPSGCGKTVLIKHIIVLLRPNEGEVYFHDQRIDDMNERQLAAVRTQMGYLFQSGALFDSMTIEENIIFPLQQHSKIKDREKLNAIAKEKLSLVGLDGYQEYYPAKLSGGQKKRVALARAIALEPEVILYDEPTTGLDPIRSDIINELIIKLKKDLGVTSIAVTHDMKSAYKIADRIIMLHKGKIEADGDAAAIQNSPSQVVQRFIKGEISEGDLQTMQVSFEDIKTNDKK
- a CDS encoding anaerobic glycerol-3-phosphate dehydrogenase subunit C yields the protein MTKNSDQIAKDLSALISGECYADIFNRVAYSTDGSIYQIIPECIVAPKTTEDVVAVIKYAGANNIPVSPRGAGSGLGGESLTSGIMLDMTKFMNKIISTSNDGSVVCCQVGVVLDDVNKHLAKFGRKIGPDPSSGNRAVIGGVVGNNSTGAHSLSYGYISNFVEKIKCVLPDGRIAEFENNIGSGEKKIARECFELLNSNAELIAKVQPSTKRNHSGYNIANVVHNGRIDMAKMLAGSEGTLAVFTEVTLRSVEIPKAIAVVQFEFDSLDKMARAVPVIVDCGAAACELMGKELIQIARDAFEQYHDILNPNSVASLLVEFSDTKDSEVVTKIKKTVEAVGELCYDKKIVFDPAIQKRLFKCRKDAVPLLSRRKGLKQPIPFIEDVSVDSLKLAEYLAGLQKIGEKYKVEMVYYGHAGDGEIHVRPLLDLTDPADLKKMTEIAEDVFALALSLGGSLSGEHADGLIHAAFMEKHFGKEYCDILRKLKKIFDPKNILNPGKIFSDNPNVMTEQLRAEHKLIADRISPVLNFKNDEFKLEVIQCTGCGLCRNTDAALRMCPVFRAKGEEIYSSRGRANLLAAWAKGILTDKDFESEKFKEILASCLNCKACVVDCPSGVDISKMMIEARAKLAQRKGLSRAAMVLANNRYMSMLASTFSPISNYFMSLEFVKSLMQTFTGIDKRRSMPKFGFSSFIRKGNKYLASQPRLQSPVDKVAYFTDTYANYNDHELGFAVIKFLRANNIDVIIPSQRPAPLPAAVYGDVKTSKRDLQYNAKQLAKMIRAGYKIVCSEPSAALCLKEDLRFFDDSEDAKLVSKNTFEFFEYIKGIDSRLRGNDTAACAQCLNKSYVHHTPCHLNALETKPATLEVLEKLTGIKAKELNGGCCGIAGTFGMQVKNYDLSIQIGSKLAEKIKESNADMVLTECSTCKMQIEHLTGKQTEHPIKILAKAYGLM